A window of the Chlorocebus sabaeus isolate Y175 chromosome 8, mChlSab1.0.hap1, whole genome shotgun sequence genome harbors these coding sequences:
- the C8H8orf48 gene encoding uncharacterized protein C8orf48 homolog, producing MAICPELAQTDKSALANPSDETETLKSFTDEVQTSSSFSSSGGRQSSPLTSGSKLEREKQTPSLEQEDKQSELLDFKNYEKKLSKKWINYLKRKDSDFEQHQPDTKLQTEITQVSNEELNALQSYCTMKINLIHHRGDSKKKTSGRHKKLHVGLDAEAAERGALSGTVPDELLNRIYFKNMRTTPKQEAAAKQHISSQCPDCNRKRAELALSAFLKQKKTLLESFLLQEKIDEHLHTKDFLTRIGEAHQDFPRLSDDPRIIWKRLTGKSHIRYSGFERSDTEQKMQ from the coding sequence ATGGCCATCTGCCCAGAATTGGCCCAAACGGACAAAAGTGCTCTGGCAAACCCTTCTGATGAGACTGAGACTTTGAAGAGCTTTACTGATGAGGTACAGACTTCCAGTTCATTCAGCTCCTCAGGAGGACGGCAGTCATCGCCCCTGACCTCTGGGAGCAAACTGGAGAGGGAAAAGCAGACTCCAAGCTTGGAACAAGAGGACAAACAATCTGAGCTTCTGGACttcaaaaattatgaaaagaagtTGAGTAAAAAATGGATCAACTACCTCAAGCGCAAAGACTCTGACTTTGAACAGCACCAACCAGACACCAAACTTCAAACAGAAATCACTCAGGTATCCAATGAAGAATTGAATGCCCTGCAGTCTTATTGCACCATGAAGATAAATTTGATTCATCATAGAGGGGATTCTAAGAAGAAGACGAGCGGCAGACATAAAAAGCTGCACGTTGGATTggatgcagaggctgcagagagaggTGCCTTAAGTGGTACTGTACCCGATGAACTTTTGAACAGAATCTACTTTAAAAACATGAGGACAACGCCAAAACAGGAGGCAGCAGCTAAGCAACACATATCTTCTCAGTGTCCCGATTGTAACAGGAAAAGAGCAGAGCTGGCCCTGTCTGCCTTTCTGAAACAAAAGAAGACTTTACTGGAGTCATTTCTACTTCAAGAGAAAATAGATGAACATCTTCATACCAAAGACTTTCTCACCCGTATTGGAGAAGCACATCAAGACTTTCCCAGGCTTTCAGATGACCCCAGAATAATCTGGAAAAGACTGACTGGGAAAAGTCATATCAGATACTCTGGTTTTGAAAGATCAGATACAGAGCAGAAGATGCAGTGA